Proteins co-encoded in one Hymenobacter swuensis DY53 genomic window:
- a CDS encoding SusE domain-containing protein — protein sequence MKTWITRTVAGVFALATVTLASCEKDEDKVVINPEASATLTASATSATITTSNSSAQAVTYSWNKVDYGYDAAVVYTLQFAKQGTNFAATQDFNAGSNLSKSFTVKELNDLYNAVDCSLPATPTPFPLEVRVRATIGDAVPAVISPVQTLVASPYPDFIAPTDRWGLVGPAGDGWPGATATDRNLPYDCRVRAYVARMALNAGPFKFRRNQDWGTNLGGPSGDFTKGIALTQNGSDLVITTPGTYTVKLEVGTDAAGAATGKVTITP from the coding sequence ATGAAAACTTGGATTACTCGAACTGTTGCCGGTGTATTTGCCTTGGCAACTGTTACTTTGGCATCTTGCGAAAAAGATGAAGACAAAGTAGTTATCAACCCAGAAGCCTCTGCTACTCTAACGGCTTCTGCTACGTCTGCTACCATAACTACGTCGAATTCTAGCGCTCAAGCAGTAACTTATTCTTGGAATAAGGTTGACTACGGCTACGATGCTGCAGTGGTATACACATTGCAATTTGCCAAGCAAGGAACCAATTTCGCAGCCACTCAGGATTTTAACGCCGGCAGCAATCTTAGCAAGTCATTCACCGTAAAAGAGTTGAACGACCTATATAATGCTGTGGACTGTAGTCTCCCTGCGACCCCTACGCCTTTTCCACTGGAGGTACGGGTGAGAGCGACAATTGGGGATGCAGTGCCTGCTGTAATTTCTCCGGTACAAACGCTGGTAGCATCTCCTTATCCTGACTTCATAGCTCCTACTGACCGGTGGGGCTTAGTAGGCCCAGCTGGTGATGGCTGGCCTGGTGCTACTGCTACTGACCGTAATTTACCTTATGACTGCCGGGTACGCGCTTATGTGGCCCGTATGGCACTCAATGCAGGTCCTTTTAAATTCCGGCGTAATCAAGACTGGGGCACCAATCTTGGCGGCCCATCGGGTGATTTTACCAAAGGAATTGCCTTAACTCAGAATGGTTCGGACTTGGTGATTACAACCCCTGGTACGTATACTGTTAAATTAGAAGTTGGTACCGATGCTGCTGGTGCAGCAACTGGTAAAGTAACTATTACTCCCTAG
- a CDS encoding DUF2279 domain-containing protein produces MAFSFCLQPAVAQAPLAAVPAATDSVAAPAGRLNQRLPVLAGGLVVSYSATMYLLSQGWYTGERSRFHWFDDSHEWKQMDKVGHFWGAFHESRGAVDMLRWAGVPDRRATWYGGFVGFLLQSPIELLDGRDPQYGASATDLAANFLGSAGLIGQQLAWGEVRLMPKYSFHTTRYSAMRPNVLGRSLAEKHLKDYNGQTYWLCADVGAWLPATSLWPRWLQPALGYGAQQMVFNDPAANAALGLRPYRQYYLSLDVDLRQIPTRSKLLKRVFYVASIFHLPAPALEWNQRRGFVAHSLYY; encoded by the coding sequence GTGGCCTTCAGCTTCTGTCTTCAGCCGGCCGTAGCCCAGGCGCCCTTGGCAGCCGTGCCAGCGGCTACCGACAGTGTAGCCGCGCCGGCCGGCCGCCTCAACCAGCGGCTGCCAGTGCTGGCCGGTGGGCTGGTGGTGTCGTACTCGGCCACGATGTACTTGCTCAGCCAAGGCTGGTACACGGGTGAGCGGAGCCGCTTTCACTGGTTTGATGATTCGCACGAGTGGAAGCAGATGGACAAAGTAGGACACTTCTGGGGGGCGTTTCACGAAAGCCGGGGCGCCGTGGATATGTTGCGCTGGGCCGGTGTGCCCGACCGCCGCGCCACCTGGTACGGAGGCTTTGTGGGGTTTCTGCTGCAAAGCCCCATTGAACTGCTCGATGGCCGCGACCCGCAGTACGGCGCGTCGGCTACCGATCTGGCCGCCAATTTCCTGGGCTCGGCCGGCCTCATCGGGCAGCAGTTGGCTTGGGGCGAGGTGCGCCTCATGCCCAAATACTCGTTCCACACCACCCGCTACTCCGCCATGCGCCCCAACGTGCTGGGCCGCAGTCTAGCCGAAAAGCATCTGAAGGACTATAACGGCCAGACCTACTGGCTCTGCGCCGATGTAGGGGCCTGGCTCCCGGCTACGTCGCTCTGGCCTCGCTGGCTGCAGCCGGCTCTGGGCTACGGGGCCCAGCAGATGGTATTCAACGACCCGGCCGCCAACGCGGCCCTGGGCCTGCGCCCTTACCGGCAATACTACCTGAGCCTAGACGTGGATCTGCGCCAGATTCCGACCCGCAGCAAGCTGCTGAAGCGCGTGTTCTACGTGGCCAGCATCTTCCACCTGCCCGCCCCCGCCCTGGAATGGAACCAGCGGCGCGGTTTCGTAGCGCACAGCCTGTACTATTGA
- a CDS encoding DUF4961 domain-containing protein — protein MKTLRLLLSLVAMLSAMPVLRAQVVTTQPTFFRDTDAVTLTFDATQGNGALANFTGDVYAHTGVVTNLSTTNSDWKHVKFTNFNAPDPSVKLTRSTTNPNIYTLAITPSVRAWYNVPATEQIQKIAILFRNGTGTIVGRAANGGDIFLDVAQGALTARITAPSVTGAQFVAPGTQVSLTGEASTSAALKFALNGTTLAQQTGTTLSTTATISQAGRNVVRFSATSGATTVTDSVVYVVRPAVTVAALPAGAKDGVTYLNGGTSVLLNLTAPGKQFVYAIGEFNNWQPETGAFLNKTPDGKNWWVQINGLTPGREYAYQYLVDGSLRVADPYAEKVLDPNNDDFIPAVTYPNLKAYPTGKTTGIVSVLQTNQTPYAWQVTNFAKPKRTDLVIYELHLRDFIARHDYQTLRDTLGYLQRLGVNCIELMPVNEFEGNESWGYNPSFHFAADKYYGPKDEFKRFIDEAHRRGMAIVLDVVLNHAFGQSPMVQMYFDAATGKPTANSPWFNADATHPFNVGYDFNHESADTRYYSKRVMEYWLKEYHVDGYRFDLSKGFTQRNNANDVNAWGQFDQSRINIWQDYYNTMVAVDPTLYPILEHFAANNEEIALSNMGFMLWGNMNHDYNEATMGYLPNSNFSGGYYGARGWSQPNLVTYMESHDEERLMFKNLTYGNQSGSYSTKDLTTALARQEQAAAFFFTVPGPKMVWQFGELGYDISIDQNGRVGNKPILWNYQQVAARRKLYDTYRYLIALKKADPVFENPTSYTQSLAGAGKTIHLTSATQNVTIIGNFDVTATSVNPEFQRTGKWYNYLSGDSITVTSTTSPISLQPGEYAVYTTTRLKKKQLVLGTKQQLRDAAALQLTAWPNPAGSAAQLRYELPQASTVQVTVLNLLGAAVQTLPATRQSAGPKVVELPLQNLSNGVYIVRLSTGQQQQTIRLVVQH, from the coding sequence ATGAAAACACTTCGACTTTTACTGAGTCTGGTGGCAATGCTGAGCGCTATGCCGGTTTTGCGGGCACAGGTGGTCACCACCCAACCTACCTTCTTCCGCGACACCGACGCAGTGACCCTGACCTTCGATGCCACCCAGGGCAATGGAGCACTAGCCAACTTCACCGGCGACGTGTACGCGCACACCGGCGTTGTCACCAACCTGAGTACCACCAACTCCGACTGGAAGCATGTCAAGTTCACGAACTTTAACGCTCCCGATCCTTCGGTAAAGCTCACGCGCAGCACCACGAACCCCAACATATATACGCTGGCCATCACGCCCAGCGTGCGTGCCTGGTACAACGTTCCGGCTACCGAGCAGATTCAGAAAATAGCTATCCTGTTCCGCAACGGCACCGGCACTATCGTCGGCCGGGCGGCCAATGGCGGTGATATTTTCCTGGATGTGGCGCAGGGTGCCCTCACGGCGCGCATCACGGCTCCTTCGGTAACGGGCGCGCAGTTTGTTGCCCCGGGCACGCAGGTGAGCCTCACGGGTGAGGCCTCTACTTCTGCCGCCCTGAAGTTTGCGCTGAACGGTACTACCCTGGCTCAGCAGACGGGTACTACCCTTAGCACTACGGCCACTATCTCGCAGGCCGGCCGCAACGTGGTGCGTTTCTCCGCTACCAGTGGTGCCACCACCGTTACTGACTCCGTAGTGTATGTAGTGCGCCCCGCAGTGACGGTAGCCGCGCTGCCGGCCGGTGCCAAGGACGGTGTGACGTACCTGAACGGCGGTACCTCGGTACTTCTGAACCTGACGGCTCCCGGCAAGCAGTTCGTGTACGCCATTGGCGAATTCAACAACTGGCAGCCCGAAACCGGAGCCTTCCTGAACAAAACGCCTGACGGCAAGAACTGGTGGGTGCAGATCAATGGCCTCACGCCCGGCCGCGAGTATGCCTACCAGTATCTGGTAGACGGCAGCCTGCGCGTAGCCGACCCTTACGCAGAAAAGGTGCTTGACCCTAATAACGACGACTTCATTCCGGCCGTTACGTATCCCAATCTGAAAGCCTACCCGACCGGCAAAACCACCGGTATCGTTTCGGTGCTGCAAACCAACCAGACTCCGTATGCCTGGCAGGTAACCAACTTCGCCAAGCCAAAGCGCACTGATCTGGTGATTTATGAGCTGCACCTGCGCGACTTCATTGCCCGCCACGACTACCAAACCCTACGCGACACGCTGGGCTACCTGCAGCGGCTGGGCGTGAACTGCATCGAGCTGATGCCCGTGAACGAGTTCGAGGGCAACGAAAGCTGGGGCTACAACCCGTCCTTCCACTTCGCGGCCGACAAGTACTACGGCCCCAAAGATGAGTTCAAGCGCTTCATTGATGAGGCCCACCGCCGGGGTATGGCCATAGTGCTGGACGTGGTGCTGAACCACGCCTTCGGCCAGAGCCCGATGGTACAGATGTACTTCGATGCCGCCACTGGCAAACCCACAGCCAACTCGCCTTGGTTTAATGCCGACGCAACGCACCCCTTCAACGTTGGTTACGATTTCAACCACGAAAGTGCCGATACCCGCTACTATTCCAAGCGCGTGATGGAGTACTGGCTGAAGGAGTATCACGTAGATGGCTACCGCTTTGACCTGAGCAAAGGCTTTACCCAGCGCAACAACGCCAACGATGTAAACGCCTGGGGCCAATTCGACCAGTCGCGCATCAACATCTGGCAGGACTATTACAATACCATGGTGGCCGTGGACCCCACGCTGTACCCGATTCTGGAGCATTTTGCCGCCAACAACGAAGAAATTGCGCTGTCAAACATGGGCTTTATGCTGTGGGGCAATATGAACCACGACTATAATGAGGCCACCATGGGCTACCTGCCTAACTCCAACTTCAGCGGCGGCTACTACGGTGCCCGGGGCTGGTCGCAGCCGAATCTGGTGACCTATATGGAAAGCCATGATGAGGAGCGTCTGATGTTCAAGAACCTCACGTACGGCAACCAGTCGGGCAGCTATTCTACCAAGGACCTCACGACGGCTCTGGCGCGGCAGGAGCAGGCAGCCGCTTTCTTCTTCACGGTGCCCGGTCCCAAAATGGTGTGGCAGTTCGGTGAGCTGGGGTACGATATCAGCATCGACCAGAACGGCCGCGTGGGCAACAAGCCCATCCTGTGGAACTACCAGCAGGTGGCCGCCCGCCGTAAGCTCTATGACACGTACCGCTACCTGATTGCTCTGAAAAAGGCTGACCCGGTGTTTGAAAACCCCACCAGCTACACCCAGAGCCTGGCCGGCGCCGGTAAAACCATTCACCTGACCAGCGCCACCCAGAACGTAACCATCATCGGTAACTTCGACGTGACGGCTACCAGCGTGAACCCCGAGTTCCAGCGCACCGGCAAGTGGTACAACTATCTCTCCGGCGACTCTATTACTGTAACGAGCACCACCAGCCCAATTTCGCTTCAGCCCGGCGAATACGCTGTGTATACCACCACCCGCCTGAAAAAGAAGCAGTTGGTTCTCGGCACGAAACAGCAGTTGCGTGATGCAGCCGCTCTGCAACTCACGGCCTGGCCAAACCCCGCTGGTTCAGCAGCTCAGCTGCGCTATGAGCTGCCCCAGGCCAGCACGGTGCAGGTAACCGTACTGAACCTGCTGGGAGCCGCCGTACAAACGCTGCCCGCTACCCGCCAGTCGGCCGGCCCGAAAGTGGTGGAGCTGCCCCTGCAGAACTTGTCCAACGGCGTGTACATTGTGCGCCTGAGCACTGGTCAGCAGCAGCAAACTATCCGGTTGGTAGTGCAGCACTAG
- a CDS encoding Smr/MutS family protein has product MNVGDRVRLLTGREEGIVTRLLSDELVEVAIDNDFTIPVLRREVVVVAAEETKAFGQSAAAIASEKKAAATGAAHAARAAKASGNSTSAPQPAKSEGPAPVKADKTMAPPVQKGLYLALTHQSPELLALYLVNHTERDVLYTFGEDRQGKYRALRAEKLEAKAASPALGHWHLKDFDQWPAAVVQLLPYKFNGTEAFELLTKRLQFKAASFYTSRQPNVPVLQREAYLFQLDEKPAAPVVIAPEKLAETLKAQLTGNAPAKPAAVAPAPEPAKAIVAPSHEVDLHLEALLPEGAEGMSNTAILKLQLEAFEDTLSRALATNMHEIVFIHGSGNGTLRKELHKLLSRNRDIKFFEDSKKEKFGYGATLVRLK; this is encoded by the coding sequence ATGAACGTTGGAGACCGTGTACGCCTGCTCACCGGGCGCGAAGAAGGTATTGTCACCCGCCTGCTCAGCGACGAGCTGGTTGAGGTAGCCATTGATAACGATTTCACCATTCCGGTGCTACGCCGCGAAGTAGTAGTGGTAGCCGCTGAGGAAACCAAAGCTTTCGGCCAGAGCGCCGCCGCCATTGCCTCCGAGAAGAAAGCCGCCGCCACCGGAGCCGCCCACGCGGCCCGCGCTGCCAAGGCCTCGGGTAACTCCACAAGCGCACCGCAACCGGCCAAATCGGAAGGCCCCGCCCCGGTGAAAGCCGATAAAACGATGGCCCCGCCGGTGCAGAAAGGCCTGTATCTGGCCCTCACCCACCAGTCGCCGGAGCTGCTGGCGTTATACTTGGTCAACCACACCGAGCGGGACGTGCTCTACACTTTCGGCGAGGACCGTCAGGGCAAGTACCGCGCCCTCCGGGCCGAAAAGCTGGAAGCCAAGGCCGCCAGCCCGGCCCTGGGCCACTGGCACCTCAAGGATTTCGACCAATGGCCGGCCGCCGTGGTGCAGCTCTTGCCCTACAAGTTCAATGGTACTGAGGCCTTCGAGCTGCTCACCAAGCGGCTGCAGTTCAAGGCCGCCAGTTTCTACACCAGCCGCCAGCCCAACGTGCCAGTGCTGCAGCGCGAAGCCTACCTCTTCCAGTTGGATGAGAAGCCCGCCGCCCCGGTTGTTATTGCCCCCGAGAAACTGGCCGAAACCCTGAAAGCCCAGCTGACCGGCAACGCTCCCGCCAAACCCGCCGCCGTAGCCCCGGCCCCCGAGCCTGCCAAGGCCATCGTAGCTCCATCCCATGAGGTGGATCTGCACCTGGAAGCCTTACTGCCGGAAGGGGCCGAAGGCATGAGCAACACCGCCATCCTCAAGCTCCAGCTCGAAGCCTTCGAGGACACCCTAAGCCGTGCCCTGGCCACCAACATGCACGAAATCGTGTTCATCCACGGTTCCGGCAACGGCACCCTGCGCAAGGAGCTACATAAGCTGCTCAGCCGCAACCGCGACATTAAGTTCTTCGAGGATTCAAAGAAGGAGAAGTTCGGCTACGGTGCCACACTGGTGCGGCTAAAGTAG
- a CDS encoding T9SS type A sorting domain-containing protein — translation MGNAQYFSLLHFSNTMKKSFTLAALGLLTATSFSASAQIVLDGKVAATEIGTGTNRYQLAGTYAGTHSVTGKGLQSLYVGASSTKLYVMLVGSAETATDYPGYVVYLNVPGKAGVAAGTQLKGGSAGDSPLKHTPTMDMETDYGVRATLSPSNMTDVYYSFVDYTSGNTAPVADSYQGAGKKDGTALTFSATTGPFTGTRVALVKSADLTAATTAGTGLEMEFDLAAMGLTASSQINLMVGYVKDGGAFTSDVLPQVVGQTTDLGSSPNFSTLAGRQNVTYNLSTGILANRNAIASALKFNVYPNPSAGTAQVSYQVPNGQQDVQMEVFNCLGQRVQQLSLGRRSGTQVQPLEALQAGSYFVKLRVGDQTTAQQLSVL, via the coding sequence GTGGGTAACGCGCAGTATTTTTCACTTCTTCATTTTTCAAATACCATGAAAAAATCCTTTACTCTGGCTGCCCTTGGGCTTTTAACTGCTACGTCGTTTTCGGCTAGTGCCCAGATTGTACTTGACGGCAAAGTAGCAGCTACCGAAATCGGAACTGGTACTAACCGATACCAATTGGCTGGTACTTATGCCGGGACACATTCAGTAACCGGCAAAGGTTTACAGTCGTTGTACGTTGGTGCGAGCAGCACGAAGCTCTACGTAATGCTGGTGGGCTCTGCTGAAACAGCTACCGATTATCCCGGCTACGTGGTATACCTGAATGTGCCCGGTAAAGCGGGCGTAGCGGCAGGTACTCAACTCAAAGGCGGCTCAGCTGGTGACAGCCCGCTGAAGCATACACCCACGATGGACATGGAAACGGATTATGGGGTGCGCGCCACCTTATCTCCTTCCAATATGACTGATGTGTACTACAGCTTTGTCGATTACACCAGCGGTAATACGGCTCCGGTCGCGGACAGCTACCAGGGTGCCGGCAAAAAGGACGGCACGGCTTTGACTTTCTCCGCAACGACGGGCCCTTTCACTGGCACACGAGTGGCACTGGTGAAATCGGCCGACCTGACGGCGGCAACAACCGCTGGCACTGGGCTGGAAATGGAGTTCGATCTGGCCGCTATGGGCCTGACCGCTAGCAGCCAGATTAATCTGATGGTAGGTTACGTGAAAGACGGTGGTGCTTTCACTTCTGATGTGTTACCTCAGGTAGTAGGTCAGACAACTGACTTAGGTTCGTCTCCTAATTTTTCGACCTTGGCTGGCCGCCAAAATGTTACGTACAACTTGAGCACCGGGATTCTGGCTAACCGTAATGCCATTGCTTCCGCGCTGAAATTTAATGTTTATCCAAACCCTAGTGCTGGTACGGCACAGGTTAGTTATCAAGTGCCAAACGGCCAGCAAGATGTGCAAATGGAAGTGTTCAATTGCCTAGGACAGCGGGTACAGCAACTTAGCTTGGGACGGCGTAGCGGTACCCAGGTGCAGCCGCTAGAGGCACTTCAGGCCGGCTCCTACTTCGTGAAACTGCGGGTAGGTGACCAGACTACGGCCCAGCAATTGTCTGTGCTGTAA
- a CDS encoding RagB/SusD family nutrient uptake outer membrane protein, giving the protein MTHNKFTRMLGMLALTAGLSSLTTSCINDLDQIPDYSANSEVVYRDPAQIEQVLARLYATFAVSGQSGPAGSPDITGIDEGFSNYIRQYWQLQEITTDEAVLGWNDGNLPSVNTLQWNADNEFVRATYDRIYYEIGLCNEFIRQTTDARLSERGINGDAAATVRTYRAEARLLRALCYWHAVDLFGGGPFATEEAAIGTNPPYRNRAELYRFVETELLALDAGNELLAPRAVYGRADQAVCWTLLTKLYLNAQVYTGTAQNTEAITYAKKVLAAGYTLSPVYANLFLADNNTSSAKNEIIFPITFDGLRTKTFGGMTFLVHAPVGRGVSPTSAGINNGWAGLRAKQNLTQIFNGSNADDTRRAMLFTRGQNPNVDSLDQFSSGPLVTKWRNVTSTGRGGSDSQQQGGEGNFADTDYPMFRLADVQLMYAEAVLRGGSGGSTAQAVAYVNELRTRSQAPTVASLTLNNILDERARELFWEGHRRTDLIRFGRYTSGNNWPFKGGVRAGRDVEPTRVLFPIPNTDIVANPNLAGRQNPGY; this is encoded by the coding sequence ATGACACACAACAAATTCACCCGCATGTTGGGAATGCTGGCGCTAACGGCCGGACTCTCTTCCCTGACTACTTCTTGCATTAACGACTTGGATCAAATTCCGGACTACTCTGCTAACTCCGAAGTAGTGTACCGCGATCCAGCTCAGATTGAACAGGTATTGGCGCGACTATATGCGACCTTCGCCGTGAGTGGCCAGAGCGGTCCGGCTGGCTCGCCTGATATTACGGGTATTGACGAAGGGTTCTCAAACTATATTCGTCAGTATTGGCAGCTGCAGGAAATTACTACTGATGAGGCCGTGCTGGGCTGGAATGACGGTAACCTGCCTTCTGTAAACACTTTGCAGTGGAATGCCGACAATGAGTTTGTACGTGCCACGTATGACCGTATTTATTACGAAATTGGTCTGTGTAACGAGTTTATTCGCCAGACCACAGACGCACGGCTTAGTGAGCGTGGTATCAATGGTGACGCTGCTGCTACAGTACGTACGTACCGGGCTGAGGCCCGTCTCCTACGTGCGCTTTGCTACTGGCATGCAGTTGACTTGTTCGGCGGTGGTCCATTCGCTACTGAAGAAGCCGCAATCGGAACGAACCCACCTTATCGCAATCGGGCCGAGTTATACCGTTTCGTAGAAACGGAATTGTTAGCCTTAGATGCTGGTAATGAACTGCTAGCACCCCGTGCTGTATATGGCCGTGCTGATCAGGCTGTATGCTGGACGTTATTGACCAAGTTGTATTTGAATGCTCAGGTGTATACGGGCACGGCTCAGAACACGGAAGCCATTACTTATGCAAAAAAAGTACTGGCAGCCGGTTACACACTTAGCCCCGTATACGCTAATCTGTTCCTAGCTGACAACAATACCTCTAGCGCAAAAAACGAGATTATCTTTCCTATTACGTTTGACGGCTTGCGTACCAAAACCTTTGGTGGCATGACGTTTTTGGTGCATGCTCCCGTTGGTCGCGGCGTATCGCCAACCAGCGCAGGCATCAACAATGGCTGGGCGGGGCTGCGGGCCAAGCAGAACCTGACGCAAATCTTCAATGGCTCTAATGCCGATGACACGCGACGGGCTATGCTCTTTACCCGGGGCCAAAACCCAAACGTTGATTCTCTCGATCAGTTTAGCAGCGGGCCTTTAGTTACCAAGTGGCGTAATGTAACTTCTACGGGCAGAGGTGGTTCTGACTCGCAGCAACAAGGCGGTGAAGGTAACTTTGCTGATACCGACTATCCAATGTTCCGTTTGGCTGATGTGCAGCTCATGTATGCTGAAGCCGTACTTCGTGGTGGTTCTGGTGGAAGCACTGCTCAAGCCGTAGCGTATGTGAACGAACTCCGCACTCGTTCTCAGGCTCCTACTGTGGCCAGTCTCACTCTCAACAATATCTTAGATGAGCGGGCTCGGGAACTGTTTTGGGAAGGCCACCGTCGTACCGATCTGATCCGTTTTGGACGGTATACATCGGGTAACAACTGGCCCTTCAAAGGAGGCGTACGTGCCGGCCGCGATGTGGAGCCCACGCGTGTACTGTTCCCCATCCCTAACACAGATATTGTAGCCAATCCCAATCTGGCAGGTCGTCAGAATCCTGGTTACTAA
- a CDS encoding N-acetylglucosamine kinase, giving the protein MILIADGGSTKSNWCQLDNTGNRVYFNTEGYNPDFMSTAAIAASLDKNLPDNLPRQEVTKVYYYGAGVHNAEKAERVAAAMRETFPNANAYVAEDLLAAAHALLGNKPGFAAILGTGTNSCLYDGEKITYNVDSLGYFLGDEGSGSFIGKRLLRDYLRGLLPDGLQEIFQEEFKLTRDEILDRLYNQPLPNRFLASFAKFTYDHNNISYCRDIVVQGFETFFDNLVRHYPSYQEYTFNCVGSVGYNFRDALTQVARSHSMEVGKIIRSPIDDLVAYHEENLK; this is encoded by the coding sequence ATGATTCTTATTGCCGACGGCGGCTCGACCAAGAGCAACTGGTGCCAGCTTGATAACACGGGCAACCGCGTGTACTTCAACACCGAAGGATACAACCCCGATTTCATGAGCACCGCGGCTATCGCGGCTTCGCTTGACAAAAACCTACCCGACAACCTGCCCCGGCAGGAAGTGACGAAGGTGTATTACTACGGCGCGGGCGTACACAACGCGGAGAAAGCAGAGCGGGTGGCGGCTGCCATGCGCGAAACCTTTCCCAATGCCAACGCCTACGTGGCTGAGGATCTGCTGGCGGCCGCCCACGCGCTGTTGGGCAACAAGCCGGGCTTCGCGGCCATTCTGGGCACGGGCACCAACTCCTGTCTCTACGACGGCGAGAAAATCACCTACAACGTAGATTCGCTGGGGTATTTCCTAGGCGACGAAGGCTCGGGCTCATTTATTGGCAAGCGGCTGCTACGAGACTACCTGCGCGGCTTGCTGCCCGATGGGTTGCAGGAAATATTTCAGGAAGAGTTCAAGCTCACGCGCGACGAAATTCTGGACCGGCTCTACAACCAGCCGCTGCCTAACCGGTTTCTGGCCAGCTTCGCTAAATTCACATACGACCACAACAACATCAGCTACTGCCGCGACATTGTGGTACAGGGCTTCGAAACGTTCTTTGACAACCTGGTGCGGCACTACCCCAGCTACCAGGAATACACATTCAACTGCGTGGGCTCAGTGGGCTACAACTTCCGCGACGCCCTCACCCAGGTAGCACGTAGCCACAGCATGGAAGTGGGCAAGATCATCCGTTCCCCTATTGATGACCTGGTGGCTTACCACGAAGAAAATCTAAAGTAA